A stretch of Vespula vulgaris chromosome 5, iyVesVulg1.1, whole genome shotgun sequence DNA encodes these proteins:
- the LOC127063972 gene encoding protein vav isoform X1 produces MSRSDCATDVGSGWRECAKWLTRCGALRADHKANWPNATPFDLAYTLRDGVLLCNLLNTVDSGCIDMKDVNQKPQMAQFLCLRNIKVFLSACSTIFGLSDSDLFEPSMLFDLSNFQRVLCTLSALSNCHRLRQKSIPGFSVGHSRSQEDIYKDLQSAGVGREDEGRRRRFRRREGDEAGGGGDNDDSVGEEDGYGAYCSHAQSEEIYQDLCSLHLPPPPSVVQQGGAISGGEKRDYVIQELVETERNYSDVLNSLLKHFARPLSSLLRPEDSARIFFGIKELSEIHAGFHSQLRKARNGAALAQVFLDWREKFLIYGDYCANLTLAQNTLQEACVKNEVFNQEVIRCQQDSNNGKFKLRDILSVPMQRVLKYHLLLDKLVEETPRDWHEDRRQLNEAREVMVDVAQYINEVKRDADTLDIIKDIEASIIDWDVPEDAQLKDYGRLLRDGELKVKAHGDQRIKARYAFVFEQIILICKAGRGDQYCYRDFLRLDDYRLEDHTGRRTLGRDSRWSYQWLLVHKQAYTAYTLYARTEEQKQMWIKALQDAMDNVNPAACRNTNHKFKLTTFDTARSCQRCGRFLKGCIFQGYRCEVCRLAVHKQCIAHSGRCMPIPPPPPPPPPLPCERALSAKLWFVGEMGRDTASNKLEPREDGTYMLRIRPAGQPRLKHETNYALSIKADGAVKHIKIFKRDVDGADLYYLSESRFFKSVVELVEYYERASLAENFEKLDQRLLWPFRRVLAKALFDFHGSERNQLSLRRGCRVVVLSKEGDAKGWWKGKIGDQVGFFPKEYVEEE; encoded by the exons atgaGTAGATCAGATTGTGCAACTGATGTAGGAAGCGGCTGGCGTGAATGTGCCAAATGGTTAACAAGATGTGGAGCATTACGAGCTGATCACAAAGCCAATTGGCCAAATGCAACACCGTTTGATCTTGCTTACACATTAAGAGATGGAGTATTACTctgtaatttattaaacacTGTAGATTCAGGATGCATAGATATGAAAGATGTGAATCAAAAACCACAAATGGCacaatttttatgtttacgaaatataaaagtattccTGTCTGCATGTTCCACTATTTTCGGATTATCAGATTCCGACCTCTTCGAACCTTCTATGTTATTTGATTTATCCAATTTTCAACGTGTACTTTGTACATTATCTGCTTTATCGAATTGTCATCGTTTAAGGCAAAAGAGTATTCC AGGTTTCTCAGTAGGCCATAGTCGATCTCaagaagatatttataaagatttgCAAAGTGCTGGTGTAGG GCGCGAAGATGAAGGTCGTCGCAGAAGGtttagaaggagagagggagatgaagcaggtggaggaggagacaATGATGACTCTGTAGGAGAAGAAGATGGTTATGGAGCTTATTGCAGTCATGCTCAAAGTGAAGAGATCTATCAGGACCTTTGTAGTTTACACCTGCCACCTCCTCCATCTGTTGTTCag CAGGGTGGTGCAATATcaggaggagaaaagagagactaTGTTATTCAAGAACTTGTAGAGACTGAAAGAAACTACTCGGATGTTCTTAACagtttattaaaacattttgcGAGACCGCTCTCGTCATTGTTAAGACCTGAAGATTCCGCACGAATATTTTTTGGTATAAAAGAATTGTCCGAAATCCATGCTGGCTTCCATAGTCAACTTCGTAAAGCAAGAAACGGAGCTGCCTTAGCTCAAGTTTTCCTCGATTGGCGAGAAAAGTTTCTTATTTACGGAGATTATTGCGCAAATCTTACGCTTGCACAAAATACGCTACAAGAAGCATGTGTGAAAAACGAAGTTTTTAATCAGGAGGTCAta agaTGCCAACAAGATTCCAATAATGGTAAATTTAAACTACGTGATATACTTTCTGTACCAATGCAGAGGGTGCTAAAATATCATTTGCTGCTTGATAAGTTAGTGGAAGAGACTCCTAGGGATTGGCACGAAGATCGACGTCAATTAAATGAAGCGAGAGAAGTTATGGTAGATGTAGCACAGTATATAAACGAAGTCAAACGTGATGCAGACACATTAGATATCATAAAAGATATAGAAGCATCGATAATTGATTGGGACGTACCTGAAGATGCACAATTAAAAGATTACGGACGTTTGTTAAGAGATGGAGAGCTTAag GTGAAAGCTCATGGTGATCAAAGAATAAAAGCCCGTTATGCATTTGTTTTTGAGCAAATCATTCTAATTTGTAAAGCAGGAAGAGGTGATCAATATTGTTATAGAGATTTTTTACGTTTAGATGATTATAGACTCGAGGATCATACGGGAAGACGAACTCTTGGCCGAGATTCACGTTGGTCTTATCAATGGTTACTTGTGCATAAACAAGCTTACACTGCATACACCTTATATGCAAGGACAGAAGAACAAAAGCAAATGTGGATTAAAGCCTTGCAAGATGCGATGGATAATGTAAATCCTGCTGCGTGTCGAAATACGAATCATAAATTTAAACTTACAACGTTTGATACTGCACGTAGTTGTCAACGTTGCGGTCGATTCCTTAAAGGCTGTATATTTcag GGTTACAGATGTGAAGTGTGTCGCCTTGCTGTACACAAACAATGTATTGCACATTCAGGACGTTGTATGCCAataccacctccacctccaccaccaccacccttACCTTGTGAAAGAGCACTTTCTGCGAAACTTTGGTTTGTTGGAGAAATGGGACGAGACACGGCATCTAATAAACTTGAACCTCGTGAGGATGGCACATATATGTTAAGAATAAGACCAGCTGGTCAACCTCGGCTTAAGCATGAAACTAATTATGCATTAAGTATCAA gGCCGATGGTGCAgtaaaacatattaaaatattcaaacgtgATGTAGATGGTGCAGATCTCTATTATCTTAGTGAATCTAGATTTTTTAAGAGTGTCGTCGAACTTGTAGAATACTATGAACGCGCTTCATTAGCAGAGAATTTTGAAAAACTGGATCAACGATTATTATGGCCTTTTCGTCGCGTATTAGCCAAAGCACTATTCGATTTTCATGGTAGTGAACGTAATCAATTGAGTCTTCGACGTGGATGCAGAGTTGTTGTTTTAAGTAAAGAAGGTGATGCCAAAGGATGGTGGAAGGGAAAGATAGGTGATCAAGTAGGATTTTTTCCTAAGGAGTATGTCgaggaagaataa
- the LOC127063972 gene encoding protein vav isoform X2, which yields MSRSDCATDVGSGWRECAKWLTRCGALRADHKANWPNATPFDLAYTLRDGVLLCNLLNTVDSGCIDMKDVNQKPQMAQFLCLRNIKVFLSACSTIFGLSDSDLFEPSMLFDLSNFQRVLCTLSALSNCHRLRQKSIPGFSVGHSRSQEDIYKDLQSAGVGREDEGRRRRFRRREGDEAGGGGDNDDSVGEEDGYGAYCSHAQSEEIYQDLCSLHLPPPPSVVQGGAISGGEKRDYVIQELVETERNYSDVLNSLLKHFARPLSSLLRPEDSARIFFGIKELSEIHAGFHSQLRKARNGAALAQVFLDWREKFLIYGDYCANLTLAQNTLQEACVKNEVFNQEVIRCQQDSNNGKFKLRDILSVPMQRVLKYHLLLDKLVEETPRDWHEDRRQLNEAREVMVDVAQYINEVKRDADTLDIIKDIEASIIDWDVPEDAQLKDYGRLLRDGELKVKAHGDQRIKARYAFVFEQIILICKAGRGDQYCYRDFLRLDDYRLEDHTGRRTLGRDSRWSYQWLLVHKQAYTAYTLYARTEEQKQMWIKALQDAMDNVNPAACRNTNHKFKLTTFDTARSCQRCGRFLKGCIFQGYRCEVCRLAVHKQCIAHSGRCMPIPPPPPPPPPLPCERALSAKLWFVGEMGRDTASNKLEPREDGTYMLRIRPAGQPRLKHETNYALSIKADGAVKHIKIFKRDVDGADLYYLSESRFFKSVVELVEYYERASLAENFEKLDQRLLWPFRRVLAKALFDFHGSERNQLSLRRGCRVVVLSKEGDAKGWWKGKIGDQVGFFPKEYVEEE from the exons atgaGTAGATCAGATTGTGCAACTGATGTAGGAAGCGGCTGGCGTGAATGTGCCAAATGGTTAACAAGATGTGGAGCATTACGAGCTGATCACAAAGCCAATTGGCCAAATGCAACACCGTTTGATCTTGCTTACACATTAAGAGATGGAGTATTACTctgtaatttattaaacacTGTAGATTCAGGATGCATAGATATGAAAGATGTGAATCAAAAACCACAAATGGCacaatttttatgtttacgaaatataaaagtattccTGTCTGCATGTTCCACTATTTTCGGATTATCAGATTCCGACCTCTTCGAACCTTCTATGTTATTTGATTTATCCAATTTTCAACGTGTACTTTGTACATTATCTGCTTTATCGAATTGTCATCGTTTAAGGCAAAAGAGTATTCC AGGTTTCTCAGTAGGCCATAGTCGATCTCaagaagatatttataaagatttgCAAAGTGCTGGTGTAGG GCGCGAAGATGAAGGTCGTCGCAGAAGGtttagaaggagagagggagatgaagcaggtggaggaggagacaATGATGACTCTGTAGGAGAAGAAGATGGTTATGGAGCTTATTGCAGTCATGCTCAAAGTGAAGAGATCTATCAGGACCTTTGTAGTTTACACCTGCCACCTCCTCCATCTGTTGTTCag GGTGGTGCAATATcaggaggagaaaagagagactaTGTTATTCAAGAACTTGTAGAGACTGAAAGAAACTACTCGGATGTTCTTAACagtttattaaaacattttgcGAGACCGCTCTCGTCATTGTTAAGACCTGAAGATTCCGCACGAATATTTTTTGGTATAAAAGAATTGTCCGAAATCCATGCTGGCTTCCATAGTCAACTTCGTAAAGCAAGAAACGGAGCTGCCTTAGCTCAAGTTTTCCTCGATTGGCGAGAAAAGTTTCTTATTTACGGAGATTATTGCGCAAATCTTACGCTTGCACAAAATACGCTACAAGAAGCATGTGTGAAAAACGAAGTTTTTAATCAGGAGGTCAta agaTGCCAACAAGATTCCAATAATGGTAAATTTAAACTACGTGATATACTTTCTGTACCAATGCAGAGGGTGCTAAAATATCATTTGCTGCTTGATAAGTTAGTGGAAGAGACTCCTAGGGATTGGCACGAAGATCGACGTCAATTAAATGAAGCGAGAGAAGTTATGGTAGATGTAGCACAGTATATAAACGAAGTCAAACGTGATGCAGACACATTAGATATCATAAAAGATATAGAAGCATCGATAATTGATTGGGACGTACCTGAAGATGCACAATTAAAAGATTACGGACGTTTGTTAAGAGATGGAGAGCTTAag GTGAAAGCTCATGGTGATCAAAGAATAAAAGCCCGTTATGCATTTGTTTTTGAGCAAATCATTCTAATTTGTAAAGCAGGAAGAGGTGATCAATATTGTTATAGAGATTTTTTACGTTTAGATGATTATAGACTCGAGGATCATACGGGAAGACGAACTCTTGGCCGAGATTCACGTTGGTCTTATCAATGGTTACTTGTGCATAAACAAGCTTACACTGCATACACCTTATATGCAAGGACAGAAGAACAAAAGCAAATGTGGATTAAAGCCTTGCAAGATGCGATGGATAATGTAAATCCTGCTGCGTGTCGAAATACGAATCATAAATTTAAACTTACAACGTTTGATACTGCACGTAGTTGTCAACGTTGCGGTCGATTCCTTAAAGGCTGTATATTTcag GGTTACAGATGTGAAGTGTGTCGCCTTGCTGTACACAAACAATGTATTGCACATTCAGGACGTTGTATGCCAataccacctccacctccaccaccaccacccttACCTTGTGAAAGAGCACTTTCTGCGAAACTTTGGTTTGTTGGAGAAATGGGACGAGACACGGCATCTAATAAACTTGAACCTCGTGAGGATGGCACATATATGTTAAGAATAAGACCAGCTGGTCAACCTCGGCTTAAGCATGAAACTAATTATGCATTAAGTATCAA gGCCGATGGTGCAgtaaaacatattaaaatattcaaacgtgATGTAGATGGTGCAGATCTCTATTATCTTAGTGAATCTAGATTTTTTAAGAGTGTCGTCGAACTTGTAGAATACTATGAACGCGCTTCATTAGCAGAGAATTTTGAAAAACTGGATCAACGATTATTATGGCCTTTTCGTCGCGTATTAGCCAAAGCACTATTCGATTTTCATGGTAGTGAACGTAATCAATTGAGTCTTCGACGTGGATGCAGAGTTGTTGTTTTAAGTAAAGAAGGTGATGCCAAAGGATGGTGGAAGGGAAAGATAGGTGATCAAGTAGGATTTTTTCCTAAGGAGTATGTCgaggaagaataa
- the LOC127063972 gene encoding protein vav isoform X4: MSRSDCATDVGSGWRECAKWLTRCGALRADHKANWPNATPFDLAYTLRDGVLLCNLLNTVDSGCIDMKDVNQKPQMAQFLCLRNIKVFLSACSTIFGLSDSDLFEPSMLFDLSNFQRVLCTLSALSNCHRLRQKSIPGFSVGHSRSQEDIYKDLQSAGVGPTAGVVAFTIKPRPMDLGESEVYQELLCFSTPPQHDWPSTEKGGAISGGEKRDYVIQELVETERNYSDVLNSLLKHFARPLSSLLRPEDSARIFFGIKELSEIHAGFHSQLRKARNGAALAQVFLDWREKFLIYGDYCANLTLAQNTLQEACVKNEVFNQEVIRCQQDSNNGKFKLRDILSVPMQRVLKYHLLLDKLVEETPRDWHEDRRQLNEAREVMVDVAQYINEVKRDADTLDIIKDIEASIIDWDVPEDAQLKDYGRLLRDGELKVKAHGDQRIKARYAFVFEQIILICKAGRGDQYCYRDFLRLDDYRLEDHTGRRTLGRDSRWSYQWLLVHKQAYTAYTLYARTEEQKQMWIKALQDAMDNVNPAACRNTNHKFKLTTFDTARSCQRCGRFLKGCIFQGYRCEVCRLAVHKQCIAHSGRCMPIPPPPPPPPPLPCERALSAKLWFVGEMGRDTASNKLEPREDGTYMLRIRPAGQPRLKHETNYALSIKADGAVKHIKIFKRDVDGADLYYLSESRFFKSVVELVEYYERASLAENFEKLDQRLLWPFRRVLAKALFDFHGSERNQLSLRRGCRVVVLSKEGDAKGWWKGKIGDQVGFFPKEYVEEE; encoded by the exons atgaGTAGATCAGATTGTGCAACTGATGTAGGAAGCGGCTGGCGTGAATGTGCCAAATGGTTAACAAGATGTGGAGCATTACGAGCTGATCACAAAGCCAATTGGCCAAATGCAACACCGTTTGATCTTGCTTACACATTAAGAGATGGAGTATTACTctgtaatttattaaacacTGTAGATTCAGGATGCATAGATATGAAAGATGTGAATCAAAAACCACAAATGGCacaatttttatgtttacgaaatataaaagtattccTGTCTGCATGTTCCACTATTTTCGGATTATCAGATTCCGACCTCTTCGAACCTTCTATGTTATTTGATTTATCCAATTTTCAACGTGTACTTTGTACATTATCTGCTTTATCGAATTGTCATCGTTTAAGGCAAAAGAGTATTCC AGGTTTCTCAGTAGGCCATAGTCGATCTCaagaagatatttataaagatttgCAAAGTGCTGGTGTAGG CCCCACGGCAGGAGTGGTGGCGTTTACCATAAAGCCTAGGCCTATGGACCTAGGTGAGTCTGAAGTTTATCAGGAATTGCTCTGTTTTTCAACTCCCCCTCAACACGACTGGCCTTCTACAGAGAAG GGTGGTGCAATATcaggaggagaaaagagagactaTGTTATTCAAGAACTTGTAGAGACTGAAAGAAACTACTCGGATGTTCTTAACagtttattaaaacattttgcGAGACCGCTCTCGTCATTGTTAAGACCTGAAGATTCCGCACGAATATTTTTTGGTATAAAAGAATTGTCCGAAATCCATGCTGGCTTCCATAGTCAACTTCGTAAAGCAAGAAACGGAGCTGCCTTAGCTCAAGTTTTCCTCGATTGGCGAGAAAAGTTTCTTATTTACGGAGATTATTGCGCAAATCTTACGCTTGCACAAAATACGCTACAAGAAGCATGTGTGAAAAACGAAGTTTTTAATCAGGAGGTCAta agaTGCCAACAAGATTCCAATAATGGTAAATTTAAACTACGTGATATACTTTCTGTACCAATGCAGAGGGTGCTAAAATATCATTTGCTGCTTGATAAGTTAGTGGAAGAGACTCCTAGGGATTGGCACGAAGATCGACGTCAATTAAATGAAGCGAGAGAAGTTATGGTAGATGTAGCACAGTATATAAACGAAGTCAAACGTGATGCAGACACATTAGATATCATAAAAGATATAGAAGCATCGATAATTGATTGGGACGTACCTGAAGATGCACAATTAAAAGATTACGGACGTTTGTTAAGAGATGGAGAGCTTAag GTGAAAGCTCATGGTGATCAAAGAATAAAAGCCCGTTATGCATTTGTTTTTGAGCAAATCATTCTAATTTGTAAAGCAGGAAGAGGTGATCAATATTGTTATAGAGATTTTTTACGTTTAGATGATTATAGACTCGAGGATCATACGGGAAGACGAACTCTTGGCCGAGATTCACGTTGGTCTTATCAATGGTTACTTGTGCATAAACAAGCTTACACTGCATACACCTTATATGCAAGGACAGAAGAACAAAAGCAAATGTGGATTAAAGCCTTGCAAGATGCGATGGATAATGTAAATCCTGCTGCGTGTCGAAATACGAATCATAAATTTAAACTTACAACGTTTGATACTGCACGTAGTTGTCAACGTTGCGGTCGATTCCTTAAAGGCTGTATATTTcag GGTTACAGATGTGAAGTGTGTCGCCTTGCTGTACACAAACAATGTATTGCACATTCAGGACGTTGTATGCCAataccacctccacctccaccaccaccacccttACCTTGTGAAAGAGCACTTTCTGCGAAACTTTGGTTTGTTGGAGAAATGGGACGAGACACGGCATCTAATAAACTTGAACCTCGTGAGGATGGCACATATATGTTAAGAATAAGACCAGCTGGTCAACCTCGGCTTAAGCATGAAACTAATTATGCATTAAGTATCAA gGCCGATGGTGCAgtaaaacatattaaaatattcaaacgtgATGTAGATGGTGCAGATCTCTATTATCTTAGTGAATCTAGATTTTTTAAGAGTGTCGTCGAACTTGTAGAATACTATGAACGCGCTTCATTAGCAGAGAATTTTGAAAAACTGGATCAACGATTATTATGGCCTTTTCGTCGCGTATTAGCCAAAGCACTATTCGATTTTCATGGTAGTGAACGTAATCAATTGAGTCTTCGACGTGGATGCAGAGTTGTTGTTTTAAGTAAAGAAGGTGATGCCAAAGGATGGTGGAAGGGAAAGATAGGTGATCAAGTAGGATTTTTTCCTAAGGAGTATGTCgaggaagaataa
- the LOC127063972 gene encoding protein vav isoform X3, with translation MSRSDCATDVGSGWRECAKWLTRCGALRADHKANWPNATPFDLAYTLRDGVLLCNLLNTVDSGCIDMKDVNQKPQMAQFLCLRNIKVFLSACSTIFGLSDSDLFEPSMLFDLSNFQRVLCTLSALSNCHRLRQKSIPGFSVGHSRSQEDIYKDLQSAGVGPTAGVVAFTIKPRPMDLGESEVYQELLCFSTPPQHDWPSTEKQGGAISGGEKRDYVIQELVETERNYSDVLNSLLKHFARPLSSLLRPEDSARIFFGIKELSEIHAGFHSQLRKARNGAALAQVFLDWREKFLIYGDYCANLTLAQNTLQEACVKNEVFNQEVIRCQQDSNNGKFKLRDILSVPMQRVLKYHLLLDKLVEETPRDWHEDRRQLNEAREVMVDVAQYINEVKRDADTLDIIKDIEASIIDWDVPEDAQLKDYGRLLRDGELKVKAHGDQRIKARYAFVFEQIILICKAGRGDQYCYRDFLRLDDYRLEDHTGRRTLGRDSRWSYQWLLVHKQAYTAYTLYARTEEQKQMWIKALQDAMDNVNPAACRNTNHKFKLTTFDTARSCQRCGRFLKGCIFQGYRCEVCRLAVHKQCIAHSGRCMPIPPPPPPPPPLPCERALSAKLWFVGEMGRDTASNKLEPREDGTYMLRIRPAGQPRLKHETNYALSIKADGAVKHIKIFKRDVDGADLYYLSESRFFKSVVELVEYYERASLAENFEKLDQRLLWPFRRVLAKALFDFHGSERNQLSLRRGCRVVVLSKEGDAKGWWKGKIGDQVGFFPKEYVEEE, from the exons atgaGTAGATCAGATTGTGCAACTGATGTAGGAAGCGGCTGGCGTGAATGTGCCAAATGGTTAACAAGATGTGGAGCATTACGAGCTGATCACAAAGCCAATTGGCCAAATGCAACACCGTTTGATCTTGCTTACACATTAAGAGATGGAGTATTACTctgtaatttattaaacacTGTAGATTCAGGATGCATAGATATGAAAGATGTGAATCAAAAACCACAAATGGCacaatttttatgtttacgaaatataaaagtattccTGTCTGCATGTTCCACTATTTTCGGATTATCAGATTCCGACCTCTTCGAACCTTCTATGTTATTTGATTTATCCAATTTTCAACGTGTACTTTGTACATTATCTGCTTTATCGAATTGTCATCGTTTAAGGCAAAAGAGTATTCC AGGTTTCTCAGTAGGCCATAGTCGATCTCaagaagatatttataaagatttgCAAAGTGCTGGTGTAGG CCCCACGGCAGGAGTGGTGGCGTTTACCATAAAGCCTAGGCCTATGGACCTAGGTGAGTCTGAAGTTTATCAGGAATTGCTCTGTTTTTCAACTCCCCCTCAACACGACTGGCCTTCTACAGAGAAG CAGGGTGGTGCAATATcaggaggagaaaagagagactaTGTTATTCAAGAACTTGTAGAGACTGAAAGAAACTACTCGGATGTTCTTAACagtttattaaaacattttgcGAGACCGCTCTCGTCATTGTTAAGACCTGAAGATTCCGCACGAATATTTTTTGGTATAAAAGAATTGTCCGAAATCCATGCTGGCTTCCATAGTCAACTTCGTAAAGCAAGAAACGGAGCTGCCTTAGCTCAAGTTTTCCTCGATTGGCGAGAAAAGTTTCTTATTTACGGAGATTATTGCGCAAATCTTACGCTTGCACAAAATACGCTACAAGAAGCATGTGTGAAAAACGAAGTTTTTAATCAGGAGGTCAta agaTGCCAACAAGATTCCAATAATGGTAAATTTAAACTACGTGATATACTTTCTGTACCAATGCAGAGGGTGCTAAAATATCATTTGCTGCTTGATAAGTTAGTGGAAGAGACTCCTAGGGATTGGCACGAAGATCGACGTCAATTAAATGAAGCGAGAGAAGTTATGGTAGATGTAGCACAGTATATAAACGAAGTCAAACGTGATGCAGACACATTAGATATCATAAAAGATATAGAAGCATCGATAATTGATTGGGACGTACCTGAAGATGCACAATTAAAAGATTACGGACGTTTGTTAAGAGATGGAGAGCTTAag GTGAAAGCTCATGGTGATCAAAGAATAAAAGCCCGTTATGCATTTGTTTTTGAGCAAATCATTCTAATTTGTAAAGCAGGAAGAGGTGATCAATATTGTTATAGAGATTTTTTACGTTTAGATGATTATAGACTCGAGGATCATACGGGAAGACGAACTCTTGGCCGAGATTCACGTTGGTCTTATCAATGGTTACTTGTGCATAAACAAGCTTACACTGCATACACCTTATATGCAAGGACAGAAGAACAAAAGCAAATGTGGATTAAAGCCTTGCAAGATGCGATGGATAATGTAAATCCTGCTGCGTGTCGAAATACGAATCATAAATTTAAACTTACAACGTTTGATACTGCACGTAGTTGTCAACGTTGCGGTCGATTCCTTAAAGGCTGTATATTTcag GGTTACAGATGTGAAGTGTGTCGCCTTGCTGTACACAAACAATGTATTGCACATTCAGGACGTTGTATGCCAataccacctccacctccaccaccaccacccttACCTTGTGAAAGAGCACTTTCTGCGAAACTTTGGTTTGTTGGAGAAATGGGACGAGACACGGCATCTAATAAACTTGAACCTCGTGAGGATGGCACATATATGTTAAGAATAAGACCAGCTGGTCAACCTCGGCTTAAGCATGAAACTAATTATGCATTAAGTATCAA gGCCGATGGTGCAgtaaaacatattaaaatattcaaacgtgATGTAGATGGTGCAGATCTCTATTATCTTAGTGAATCTAGATTTTTTAAGAGTGTCGTCGAACTTGTAGAATACTATGAACGCGCTTCATTAGCAGAGAATTTTGAAAAACTGGATCAACGATTATTATGGCCTTTTCGTCGCGTATTAGCCAAAGCACTATTCGATTTTCATGGTAGTGAACGTAATCAATTGAGTCTTCGACGTGGATGCAGAGTTGTTGTTTTAAGTAAAGAAGGTGATGCCAAAGGATGGTGGAAGGGAAAGATAGGTGATCAAGTAGGATTTTTTCCTAAGGAGTATGTCgaggaagaataa
- the LOC127064161 gene encoding plancitoxin-1: MNFLVYIIFLYISSVKYSVGIKNGLGCRDNENRFVDWYVLYKIPKLSHSSNPLIRNGSAYMYITSDTVHKEWDLSIKDIGDKTSIPGNTLASLYNDNIAENLLWILYNDDPPNSTVVGKYGHAKGIVAADHNQGFWMIHSVPNFPPIPNKGISPQHKITDDRLTVDSLSSNSKYSYPTSGHVRGQSFLCISFKANQLDIVGRQLIYSQIIVYRKNLPKELSSQYPTLTDAANQIRIKNPPYSNKEVIKSSASLEFVSFAKSDKWQKDLYSDLVAPQLRSNLFVESYLNGPGKLNSNCHGLEVHNIKSVKLQAANIQFTSTQDHSKWVVTMDNKKNKSWVCIGDINRANTQYNRGGGTVCLNLFYLWKNYRDSINDVEPCPKRSIFKKISSWFG, translated from the exons atgaattttttagtgtacataatatttttatatataagtagtGTAAAATATAGTGTAGGTATAAAAAACGGACTAGGATGtagagataatgaaaatagGTTTGTTGATTG gTATGTGTTGTATaaaattccaaaattatcaCATAGCAGTAATCCTTTAATAAGAAATGGATCTGCttacatgtatataacaaGTGATACTGTACACAAGGAATGGGATTTATCTATCAAAGATATAGGAGATAAAACTTCTATACCAGGAAATACATTAGCTTCATTGTACAatgat AATATAgctgaaaatttattatggaTTTTGTATAATGATGATCCACCAAATAGTACAGTAGTTGGAAAGTATGGTCATGCAAAAGGTATAGTAGCAGCTGATCATAATCAAGGATTCTGGATGATACACAGTGTTCCAAATTTTCCACCAATACCTAACAAAGGCATAAGTCCACAACATAAAATTACAGATGATAGATTGACAGTAGATAGTCTTTCATCTAATTCTAAATATAGTTATCCAACATCAGGACATGTTCGTGGACAAAGTTTTTTATGCATTTCTTTTAAAGCTAATCAGTTGGATATAGTTGGTCGTCAATTAATTTACAGTCAAATTATAGTTTATAGAAAGAATCTTCCAAAGGAATTAAGCAGTCAATATCCTACTCTCACGGATGCTGCTAATCagattcgtattaaaaatCCTCCATACAGTAATAAGGAGGTAATAAAGTCGTCAGCTTCATTGGAATTTGTCTCTTTTGCTAAATCTGATAAATGGCAAAaag ATCTCTACAGCGACCTCGTAGCTCCGCAATTAAGGAGCAACTTATTTGTAGAATCATATTTAAATGGACCAGGTAAATTAAACTCCAACTGCCATGGTTTAga gGTGCATAATATTAAATCAGTGAAACTACAAGCAGCAAATATTCAGTTTACAAGTACACAGGATCATTCTAAATGGGTTGTAACaatggataataaaaaaaataagtctTGGGTTTGCATTGGGGACATCAACAGGGCT AATACTCAGTACAATCGTGGCGGTGGCACGGTTTGTTtgaatttgttttatctttggAAGAATTATCGTGACTCTATTAATGATGTAGAGCCGTGTCCTAAACGcagtatatttaaaaaaattagctCTTGGTTTGGATGA